The stretch of DNA tgaagtacttttcattttctcgacATATCTGAAAAATTGCGGCAACGCCGCTGATTATGTTGACATCTTGACTAATTTGAGAGTGATAGAGTAAAACACGTAATTTTCTCCctttacaaaaaattgaaaacagtgATATGGCTCCTCCGTCTTTACCTGCTTTACCTTCTAACCTAAAAAGCATTCAACATTATCTTAAAATCGCCATGGATTACGAAACCAGAGATCCTCCTATTAGTTACTGGTGTAATAATTGACAGCTGCCAACTCTTTTTATAAGTTGTATTGATTGTCCACTTTGATTGATTCCAGGTCGATTACATGCTCTTCAAACAGGacttaatattaaaaaagataaagaagactTGTCATTTTTACTTTCTCTGATGGATtggttggaaaaaacaaagcagGAAATGAAAGTCCATGAGGTATATTTTTCACAGCTTAATTGTATGTTTGCTGAATCACATTTTACTTATTTACTTTAAGACTGTCTCGGATGAAATTGTTGCCCAAGCTCACATGGAAAATGTTGCTGTCAAGTTATTCAATTGGGCAGATACTGAAGATCGCCACAAGCATTACAACAAGTGAGAATTGTAAATACCATTTATGTATAATGCAGTTTACTATATTTTTGGTTTACGATTCTTCAAGAAATGTTGTCAAAGCCTTCTACTCTGCTGGGATGCTGTTTGATGTATGTGCTGTTTTTGGTGAACTAAATGAAGATGTGGCTCAGCAGAAGAAGTGAGTTTTGAACAATGATTGAAACTCCAATAGCATATTCAGCAATTTGATTATTACAGGTATGCTAAATGGCGTGCAGCACATCTACACAATTGCTTGAATTCTGGGGAAGAACCATCAGAGCCAGCACCAAAGCCAGATGACCAAGTGATAAATGATTCAGATAACCTGGAGTATGGATTTTCATCAGACGTGAAACCAGCAGTAATTATggatatttatttgaaatataaacAATAGCTTGAGTGCAGTATGTCCACAGGAACCAGCTGGTCATTCCTATGCCCACGATGTCGTTCGACCATCAATTAACGTTCAACCGAAACCAGTGACTCCACCTTCTTCAGTTCCCACATACGTTCAAGAAAGTAGCAGCGTTCTAGTCACACCCGAACAAATAGTTCAAGCGCAAAAACATTGCAAATACGCGTCTAGTGCTTTGACTTATGAAGATGTGCCTACTGCTATCGATAATTTGCAGAAAGCACTTCGTGTTCTTCAAGCGGGTCAGCAGTCCTAGATAAGAGTAGCAACATCTGCGAgggtattattttttgtttgtaaactTCCTCATCTATTCGATAatttatcaataaaatttagaCTATTCCACCTTTCTTCTACAAAACAGTAAGTTTAGATAATTGTTATCTATTTTTAGATTACTGCAGTATAGAGACAAGGTCGT from Daphnia pulex isolate KAP4 chromosome 4, ASM2113471v1 encodes:
- the LOC124192574 gene encoding vacuolar protein sorting-associated protein VTA1 homolog codes for the protein MAPPSLPALPSNLKSIQHYLKIAMDYETRDPPISYWCRLHALQTGLNIKKDKEDLSFLLSLMDWLEKTKQEMKVHETVSDEIVAQAHMENVAVKLFNWADTEDRHKHYNKNVVKAFYSAGMLFDVCAVFGELNEDVAQQKKYAKWRAAHLHNCLNSGEEPSEPAPKPDDQVINDSDNLEYGFSSDVKPAEPAGHSYAHDVVRPSINVQPKPVTPPSSVPTYVQESSSVLVTPEQIVQAQKHCKYASSALTYEDVPTAIDNLQKALRVLQAGQQS